Proteins encoded in a region of the Stieleria neptunia genome:
- a CDS encoding DUF1552 domain-containing protein, producing MAFNLNQLDRRRFLRGSGAALALPLLGSTLPIAAANHDGQKCPRRLACIYYPDGVPMPLREDAAYQDWSWFPHGAGTEFTFTNCTDVFEPLRHDMTVLSGFSHPEARKVHGHRNADQFLTAARIRREGPYKNSISLDQVYAEHVGDQTRFSSLVMSTDGGIGTPRAAQTLSFSRTGRAIPAEQSPKRIFDMLFVKSDADAARRLAKNESALDEMLEDANDLRRILSPADKLRFDEYLDSVREAEIHVQKAKDWVNRPLPTVDRAKIEADISPESPRLYVQTMLDMIYLAFKTDSTRVATYQIGRENGAGVSDRLARAVGFNLAHQLTHDTKNPGGWENLGKYCRFLNEEFARFATRLKETPEPAGTGSMLDNSLLLFGSASSAFHLSRNYPLVLAGGQNMGFKHGRYLNYAGANPIGGAWRGGPEPYQKEITHDDQPLTPVFVTMLQQLGMETDSFAGVTGNFPELLS from the coding sequence ATGGCTTTCAACCTCAATCAACTCGATCGACGTCGGTTTCTCCGAGGATCCGGTGCCGCGCTGGCACTTCCGCTTCTGGGATCCACCTTGCCGATTGCTGCGGCCAATCACGACGGGCAGAAATGTCCACGACGTCTGGCCTGCATTTACTACCCCGACGGTGTTCCCATGCCGCTGCGGGAAGACGCCGCGTACCAGGACTGGTCGTGGTTTCCGCATGGTGCCGGAACGGAATTCACTTTCACAAACTGCACCGACGTGTTCGAGCCATTGCGTCACGACATGACCGTGCTGTCTGGGTTTTCGCACCCCGAGGCCCGCAAAGTACACGGCCATCGCAATGCTGACCAATTCCTGACGGCCGCCAGGATTCGTCGCGAGGGTCCGTACAAAAACTCCATCTCTCTTGATCAGGTCTACGCCGAGCACGTCGGAGATCAAACGCGGTTCTCGTCGCTCGTGATGTCGACCGATGGTGGTATCGGAACGCCACGTGCCGCTCAAACACTTTCGTTCAGCCGCACGGGTCGAGCGATTCCTGCAGAGCAAAGCCCGAAGCGAATTTTCGACATGCTGTTCGTCAAGAGCGACGCCGATGCGGCTCGCAGATTGGCGAAGAACGAGAGTGCTTTGGATGAAATGCTTGAAGACGCAAACGATCTTCGCAGAATACTTTCGCCCGCTGACAAGCTTCGGTTCGACGAGTACCTGGATTCCGTTCGCGAAGCGGAGATTCACGTCCAGAAAGCGAAGGACTGGGTGAATCGGCCTCTTCCCACCGTCGACCGGGCAAAAATAGAAGCAGACATCTCGCCGGAGTCTCCGAGGCTGTACGTGCAGACCATGTTGGACATGATCTATCTCGCTTTCAAAACCGATTCGACTCGCGTCGCGACTTATCAGATCGGACGTGAGAATGGCGCCGGGGTCAGCGACCGTCTTGCCCGCGCGGTTGGGTTCAATCTTGCACACCAGTTAACGCACGACACAAAGAATCCCGGTGGCTGGGAAAACCTGGGGAAGTATTGTCGGTTCCTCAATGAAGAGTTTGCCCGGTTCGCAACGCGGCTGAAAGAAACGCCAGAGCCAGCTGGCACAGGTTCCATGCTCGATAACTCGCTGCTCCTGTTCGGTTCCGCATCGAGCGCGTTTCATCTTTCGCGCAACTACCCGCTTGTCCTCGCCGGTGGTCAAAACATGGGATTCAAGCACGGCAGGTACCTGAATTATGCCGGAGCCAATCCCATCGGCGGAGCGTGGCGAGGCGGCCCCGAGCCGTATCAAAAAGAGATCACCCACGATGATCAACCACTGACACCAGTCTTTGTCACGATGCTGCAGCAGCTGGGGATGGAAACCGACAGCTTCGCAGGGGTCACCGGCAACTTTCCCGAATTGCTTTCGTAA
- a CDS encoding FAD-dependent oxidoreductase, protein MPAFFLVLPFGYPSRLRQHGRENQSPLDTGELFGLGVLRSHLFQILFDRCGSAGVQVREGQLIASYVATDAGVELIGKDGDRKGGFDLLIAADGARSRLREHSGLTRSIREYPDAALWTIGPYSGPQDRLLQVVGRCGRLLGMLPVGDGRCSFFWGLKKTEEPHVRADGLDAWKRQVVEFFPLAEEAIAEIKSLEEVRYATYRNSRMRRVTQGRVVFIGDAAHATSPHLGQGLNLALVDAAVLAEQMSIHADYRDAFVAYETSRRSTTGYHSVLTGMLTPFFQTSNRVLQFGRDLSLPLMPHLPYIGKQMVYTMAGLKTGWLGADRGRDHKALPYCRRRLDRRNRGHRP, encoded by the coding sequence ATGCCAGCATTCTTTCTAGTCCTTCCATTTGGGTATCCTTCTCGGCTGAGGCAACACGGCCGGGAAAACCAATCGCCGCTAGACACTGGCGAATTGTTTGGACTGGGCGTGCTGCGTAGTCACCTCTTTCAAATCTTGTTCGATCGGTGTGGGAGCGCGGGCGTGCAGGTTCGCGAAGGGCAATTGATTGCCAGTTACGTGGCGACAGACGCTGGCGTTGAACTGATCGGAAAAGACGGTGACAGAAAAGGTGGTTTTGATCTATTGATCGCGGCAGATGGAGCTCGGTCGCGACTCCGTGAGCATTCTGGTTTGACGCGATCCATTCGCGAGTACCCGGACGCAGCGTTGTGGACGATCGGTCCTTACTCGGGGCCGCAGGATCGGTTGCTACAGGTCGTGGGACGGTGCGGACGATTGCTGGGGATGTTGCCAGTGGGAGATGGACGCTGCAGTTTCTTTTGGGGTTTGAAAAAAACCGAAGAGCCACACGTGCGAGCAGATGGATTGGACGCTTGGAAACGGCAAGTGGTTGAGTTTTTTCCGTTAGCGGAAGAAGCGATTGCGGAGATCAAGTCGCTTGAGGAAGTGAGGTACGCGACCTATCGAAATAGTCGGATGCGCCGAGTAACGCAGGGGCGGGTGGTGTTCATCGGCGACGCGGCCCACGCGACAAGTCCGCATTTGGGGCAGGGTTTGAATTTGGCGTTGGTGGATGCGGCGGTCCTGGCCGAGCAAATGTCGATTCATGCAGACTACCGAGATGCGTTTGTCGCGTATGAAACTTCGCGTCGATCAACGACAGGCTACCACAGTGTTTTGACGGGAATGCTGACGCCCTTTTTTCAGACATCAAATCGAGTGCTGCAGTTTGGGCGTGACCTCTCGCTGCCCCTGATGCCGCATTTGCCTTACATTGGAAAGCAAATGGTTTACACGATGGCGGGCCTGAAAACCGGCTGGCTGGGGGCCGATCGCGGTCGAGATCATAAAGCTCTGCCTTATTGCCGTCGCAGGCTAGATCGCCGTAACCGAGGTCATCGGCCATGA
- a CDS encoding integrase catalytic domain-containing protein, translated as MPQQKDTQIVGGAMEMQAKAALIDSIRSRYYGARKRDKSRILDEFVAITGHQRKYALRILAERQNTTPERCEVVGRKIYDCAVKEVLVTLWESSDRLCGKRLKAILPELLKSMESHGHMNLDDSLKTRVLSASASTIDRLLRPIREEATGKKRVRPKKKVRAAVAVKTFSEWDDVAPGSLEVDFVAHCGGNLSGPFIHSLVATDVASGWTECIPILIREQSLVVESLELLRNRFPFPVLGINTDNDSSFINESVIKFCDSQSITFTRSRPYRKNDQAWIEQKNGSIVRKHLGYQRFSGPIACQTIAHLFDSVRWYVNMFQPSFKLLSKTRDGARVSKKFHSPQTPCERLLSDSRVSSESKEYLRRNRLEQDPLELLHAIRQSQAALDSLSTEDSLSQEQQIDLEEFLSQLPELWKKGEARPTHQPKPMRTRDYRTRPDPFEGDWTTILGWLEKSPDATASSLLERLIERSPDKYNGGQLRTLQRRVSQWRNIMARKLVTGTTAT; from the coding sequence TTGCCTCAACAGAAAGATACCCAAATCGTAGGTGGCGCCATGGAAATGCAAGCAAAAGCTGCACTGATTGACTCGATTCGTTCGCGATACTACGGCGCACGGAAACGAGACAAGTCGCGGATACTCGATGAATTTGTTGCGATTACCGGACACCAACGTAAGTACGCGCTGCGAATTCTCGCTGAACGCCAAAACACCACCCCAGAGCGTTGTGAAGTCGTGGGCCGCAAAATATACGACTGCGCGGTCAAGGAGGTGCTTGTAACGCTCTGGGAATCTTCCGATCGCCTATGCGGCAAACGCCTCAAAGCGATTCTTCCCGAGTTGCTGAAGTCGATGGAGTCGCACGGTCACATGAATCTTGATGATTCTCTCAAGACGCGGGTGTTGTCGGCAAGTGCTTCAACCATAGACCGACTGCTTCGTCCTATACGTGAGGAAGCGACTGGAAAGAAACGCGTTCGCCCAAAGAAAAAGGTCCGCGCTGCAGTTGCCGTCAAGACCTTTTCCGAATGGGATGATGTCGCCCCTGGGAGTCTCGAAGTAGATTTTGTTGCTCACTGCGGAGGGAATCTATCCGGCCCATTCATACACAGTTTGGTTGCTACAGACGTTGCGTCTGGATGGACGGAATGCATCCCGATTCTGATTCGCGAGCAGTCTCTCGTCGTCGAATCTTTGGAATTGCTGCGGAACAGATTTCCGTTTCCAGTCCTGGGAATAAACACTGACAATGACAGTTCGTTCATCAACGAATCAGTCATCAAATTCTGCGATTCCCAAAGTATCACATTTACTCGATCACGGCCCTATCGAAAAAACGATCAGGCATGGATCGAGCAGAAGAACGGTTCTATCGTTCGCAAACACCTCGGCTATCAGCGATTCTCGGGACCGATCGCATGCCAAACCATCGCACATCTTTTCGATAGTGTTCGTTGGTACGTGAACATGTTTCAGCCATCCTTCAAGCTCTTAAGCAAGACTCGTGACGGCGCCAGGGTAAGCAAGAAGTTTCACTCACCTCAAACGCCATGTGAACGGCTACTTAGTGACTCGCGAGTATCATCCGAATCGAAAGAGTATTTGCGACGCAACCGTCTTGAACAGGACCCGCTAGAACTACTACACGCAATCCGACAATCGCAAGCTGCGCTGGATTCGCTGTCGACGGAGGATTCGCTCTCCCAGGAGCAGCAGATTGATCTCGAAGAATTTCTTTCACAGTTACCGGAGCTATGGAAGAAAGGCGAGGCCCGACCAACTCATCAGCCGAAGCCGATGCGAACGCGAGATTATCGAACGCGTCCAGACCCCTTTGAAGGAGACTGGACGACGATTCTTGGATGGCTTGAAAAATCCCCAGACGCAACTGCGTCGTCGTTACTCGAAAGGCTCATCGAACGATCGCCCGACAAATACAACGGCGGTCAACTACGAACGCTTCAACGTCGCGTGAGTCAGTGGCGGAATATCATGGCAAGGAAATTAGTGACGGGCACCACGGCGACCTAA
- a CDS encoding integrase catalytic domain-containing protein, with product MRQCVRSRYYGARKRDKSRILDEFVAITGHQRKYALRILAERQNTTPERCEVVGRKIYDCAVKEVLVTLWESSDRLCGKRLKAILPELLKSMESHGHMNLDDSLKTRVLSASASTIDRLLRPIREEATGKKRVRPKKKVRAAVAVKTFSEWDDVAPGSLEVDFVAHCGGNLSGPFIHSLVATDVASGWTECIPILIREQSLVVESLELLRNRFPFPVLGINTDNDSSFINESVIKFCDSQSITFTRSRPYRKNDQAWIEQKNGSIVRKHLGYQRFSGPIACQTIAHLFDSVRWYVNMFQPSFKLLSKTRDGARVSKKFHSPQTPCERLLSDSRVSSESKEYLRRNRLEQDPLELLHAIRQSQAALDSLSTEDSLSQEQQIDLEEFLSQLPELWKKGEARPTHQPKPMRTRDYRTRPDPFEGDWTTILGWLEKSPDATASSLLERLIERSPDKYNGGQLRTLQRRVSQWRNIMARKLVTGTTAT from the coding sequence TTGAGGCAATGCGTTCGTTCGCGATACTACGGCGCACGGAAACGAGACAAGTCGCGGATACTCGATGAATTTGTTGCGATTACCGGACACCAACGTAAGTACGCGCTGCGAATTCTCGCTGAACGCCAAAACACCACCCCAGAGCGTTGTGAAGTCGTGGGCCGCAAAATATACGACTGCGCGGTCAAGGAGGTGCTTGTAACGCTCTGGGAATCTTCCGATCGCCTATGCGGCAAACGCCTCAAAGCGATTCTTCCCGAGTTGCTGAAGTCGATGGAGTCGCACGGTCACATGAATCTTGATGATTCTCTCAAGACGCGGGTGTTGTCGGCAAGTGCTTCAACCATAGACCGACTGCTTCGTCCTATACGTGAGGAAGCGACTGGAAAGAAACGCGTTCGCCCAAAGAAAAAGGTCCGCGCTGCAGTTGCCGTCAAGACCTTTTCCGAATGGGATGATGTCGCCCCTGGGAGTCTCGAAGTAGATTTTGTTGCTCACTGCGGAGGGAATCTATCCGGCCCATTCATACACAGTTTGGTTGCTACAGACGTTGCGTCTGGATGGACGGAATGCATCCCGATTCTGATTCGCGAGCAGTCTCTCGTCGTCGAATCTTTGGAATTGCTGCGGAACAGATTTCCGTTTCCAGTCCTGGGAATAAACACTGACAATGACAGTTCGTTCATCAACGAATCAGTCATCAAATTCTGCGATTCCCAAAGTATCACATTTACTCGATCACGGCCCTATCGAAAAAACGATCAGGCATGGATCGAGCAGAAGAACGGTTCTATCGTTCGCAAACACCTCGGCTATCAGCGATTCTCGGGACCGATCGCATGCCAAACCATCGCACATCTTTTCGATAGTGTTCGTTGGTACGTGAACATGTTTCAGCCATCCTTCAAGCTCTTAAGCAAGACTCGTGACGGCGCCAGGGTAAGCAAGAAGTTTCACTCACCTCAAACGCCATGTGAACGGCTACTTAGTGACTCGCGAGTATCATCCGAATCGAAAGAGTATTTGCGACGCAACCGTCTTGAACAGGACCCGCTAGAACTACTACACGCAATCCGACAATCGCAAGCTGCGCTGGATTCGCTGTCGACGGAGGATTCGCTCTCCCAGGAGCAGCAGATTGATCTCGAAGAATTTCTTTCACAGTTACCGGAGCTATGGAAGAAAGGCGAGGCCCGACCAACTCATCAGCCGAAGCCGATGCGAACGCGAGATTATCGAACGCGTCCAGACCCCTTTGAAGGAGACTGGACGACGATTCTTGGATGGCTTGAAAAATCCCCAGACGCAACTGCGTCGTCGTTACTCGAAAGGCTCATCGAACGATCGCCCGACAAATACAACGGCGGTCAACTACGAACGCTTCAACGTCGCGTGAGTCAGTGGCGGAATATCATGGCAAGGAAATTAGTGACGGGCACCACGGCGACCTAA
- a CDS encoding FAD-dependent oxidoreductase, with amino-acid sequence MNIAVVGSGIAGTTVAWQLADQGHSVTLFEQAGKCGPIGAGILLQPSGQAVLARLGVLDEVTLKTAKISNLLAQHRSGRTLVHLPYAKVSGCSATIGSPLRVASAEKDTQMEGLERMLA; translated from the coding sequence ATGAACATTGCCGTTGTTGGGAGCGGGATCGCAGGAACGACAGTGGCTTGGCAGTTGGCTGATCAGGGGCACTCGGTAACACTTTTTGAACAGGCAGGCAAATGTGGTCCGATAGGAGCGGGCATTTTGTTGCAGCCTAGCGGACAGGCGGTGCTTGCGCGGTTGGGAGTGCTGGATGAAGTGACGCTGAAGACGGCGAAGATCAGCAACTTGCTGGCACAGCATCGGTCGGGCCGCACACTGGTGCATCTTCCCTACGCAAAGGTCTCTGGCTGTTCGGCGACAATTGGTTCTCCGCTTCGTGTTGCCTCAGCCGAGAAGGATACCCAAATGGAAGGACTAGAAAGAATGCTGGCATAG
- a CDS encoding SGNH/GDSL hydrolase family protein, with amino-acid sequence MKLTHLLRLCVVGAFVFVGSEASGIQVDGKSNSQNRTTYSTPEDSPELPNVLLIGDSISIGYTPHVQGQLAGKADVFRIRGNGKYSEYGLQNLNKWIGTRKWDVIHFNWGLWDLCYRNPESKTQGNRDKVDGTLTASPEQYRANLEKIVKRLKKTGAKLIWCTTTPVPEHEAGRKLGDDIKYNRIAEKIMKANGVLINDLHSHALLKLPETQIRSGDVHFTQPGYVHLAEKVAHEISAVLAKQELE; translated from the coding sequence ATGAAACTGACGCACCTGCTCCGACTTTGTGTTGTCGGTGCTTTCGTGTTTGTGGGATCGGAAGCGTCTGGCATCCAAGTCGACGGAAAGTCGAATAGCCAAAACCGTACCACCTATTCCACTCCCGAGGACAGTCCTGAACTTCCCAATGTGCTATTAATCGGCGATTCGATATCGATTGGCTATACGCCGCATGTCCAGGGGCAATTGGCGGGGAAGGCGGATGTCTTTCGCATTCGCGGCAATGGAAAATACTCGGAATACGGATTGCAGAATCTGAACAAGTGGATCGGTACTCGAAAATGGGATGTCATCCATTTCAACTGGGGATTGTGGGACCTTTGTTACCGAAACCCCGAGTCGAAAACCCAGGGAAATCGGGACAAGGTAGACGGGACGCTGACGGCTTCCCCGGAACAATACCGGGCCAACTTGGAAAAGATTGTGAAGCGACTGAAGAAGACCGGCGCCAAATTGATCTGGTGCACAACAACGCCGGTCCCGGAGCATGAAGCGGGTCGAAAGTTGGGCGATGACATCAAGTACAACCGGATTGCGGAAAAGATCATGAAAGCGAACGGGGTGTTGATCAACGACCTGCATTCCCATGCGCTCTTGAAATTGCCCGAAACTCAAATTCGCAGCGGCGATGTCCATTTTACGCAACCGGGTTATGTCCACTTGGCGGAGAAGGTCGCTCATGAAATATCCGCTGTGCTGGCGAAACAGGAACTTGAGTAA
- a CDS encoding BlaI/MecI/CopY family transcriptional regulator: MDSAPTEREMEILKVLWEIQEGSVRDVHELLEPESGLHFNTIQTQLRIMDDKGLVEHRREGRTFVYRPQCTREDVSSRFIKQVYDGAVNELMLNMLRSEKLSDKELQELESMIAEARLKKSKKRKKRS, translated from the coding sequence ATGGACTCTGCTCCGACAGAACGCGAAATGGAAATCCTGAAAGTACTTTGGGAAATCCAAGAAGGCTCTGTACGTGATGTACACGAGCTTTTGGAGCCCGAGTCGGGTTTGCATTTCAACACGATCCAAACTCAGCTCCGCATCATGGACGACAAAGGACTTGTCGAACATCGACGCGAAGGGAGAACGTTTGTTTATCGTCCTCAGTGCACTCGTGAGGACGTCTCGTCGCGATTCATAAAGCAAGTCTACGACGGAGCCGTCAACGAGCTAATGCTGAACATGTTGCGATCTGAAAAACTCAGCGACAAAGAGTTGCAAGAGTTGGAATCGATGATCGCAGAAGCCCGCTTGAAAAAATCAAAGAAGAGGAAAAAGCGATCATGA